The following proteins are encoded in a genomic region of Nonomuraea muscovyensis:
- a CDS encoding LLM class flavin-dependent oxidoreductase, with protein MTMPERKTWFGAGLSTAVGAARETLRHAAQADRDGLDLFTVSDHPYVGGRLDAYSIVGTALGGTARIAGLVNVTNLPSRPAPMLARTITSLSALSGGRVVLGLGAGGLWDEIARLGVPRLGPGAAVRALGEAITLVRALCGGGDPVTFDGEFYQVTGLEPAPIPAPPVWTGSVGPKSLEVTGRLADGWIPGHAADWLSPRYRTSRPVIDQAAADAGRDPREIATIYNLPGVITSAPLAAPRDRDGRWIGGSVEQWAEELTAAVLDHGASGFVHFPADDATADIAIGRWAREIVPAVREAVADRS; from the coding sequence ATGACAATGCCGGAACGGAAGACCTGGTTCGGCGCCGGGCTCTCGACCGCGGTCGGCGCGGCGCGGGAGACCCTTCGCCACGCGGCCCAGGCGGACCGCGACGGGCTGGACCTGTTCACGGTCTCCGACCATCCCTACGTCGGCGGCCGGTTGGACGCCTACTCCATCGTGGGGACGGCGCTCGGTGGCACCGCGCGGATCGCGGGGCTGGTGAACGTCACCAACCTCCCGAGCCGTCCCGCGCCGATGCTGGCGCGGACGATCACCTCGTTGTCGGCCCTGTCGGGCGGCCGCGTCGTGCTGGGGCTCGGCGCGGGCGGCCTGTGGGACGAGATCGCCAGGCTGGGCGTGCCCCGCCTCGGGCCGGGCGCGGCGGTCCGGGCACTGGGCGAGGCCATCACCCTGGTGCGGGCGCTGTGCGGCGGCGGTGACCCCGTGACCTTCGACGGCGAGTTCTACCAGGTCACCGGCCTTGAACCGGCGCCCATCCCGGCCCCGCCCGTGTGGACCGGCTCGGTCGGGCCGAAGTCGCTGGAGGTCACCGGCAGGCTGGCCGACGGCTGGATCCCCGGCCACGCCGCCGACTGGCTGAGCCCCCGCTACCGGACCTCGCGCCCCGTCATCGACCAGGCGGCCGCCGACGCCGGCCGCGACCCCCGGGAGATCGCCACGATCTACAACCTGCCCGGCGTCATCACCTCCGCCCCGCTCGCCGCGCCCCGCGACCGCGACGGCCGCTGGATCGGTGGCTCCGTCGAGCAGTGGGCCGAGGAGCTGACGGCCGCGGTGCTCGACCACGGCGCGTCCGGCTTCGTCCACTTCCCGGCCGACGACGCGACCGCCGACATCGCGATCGGACGCTGGGCGCGGGAGATCGTCCCCGCGGTCCGCGAGGCCGTCGCGGACCGGTCTTGA
- a CDS encoding MarR family winged helix-turn-helix transcriptional regulator, whose protein sequence is MGKTEEHLGIVTALVRSSFLVNAVYAEAAREYGLTPQQGQLLCVLMGRPYRMRELGEMLRLAKSSLTELVDRTAQRGLVRREPDPTDGRAVRVTLTERGAELAEVFYTGTCERIDELPSGLDGADRAALAELLSRVVRDNTVPMIFLDSAGSGVHGHAAGDAEECGEPAGEQV, encoded by the coding sequence ATGGGCAAGACCGAGGAGCACCTGGGGATCGTGACCGCGCTGGTGCGGTCATCCTTCCTGGTCAACGCCGTCTACGCCGAGGCGGCCCGCGAGTACGGGCTGACTCCCCAGCAGGGGCAGCTGCTCTGCGTGCTGATGGGGCGGCCGTACCGGATGCGCGAGCTCGGCGAGATGCTGCGGCTGGCCAAGTCCAGCCTCACCGAGCTGGTGGACCGTACCGCCCAGCGCGGCCTGGTACGACGCGAGCCGGACCCGACGGACGGGCGCGCGGTGCGGGTCACGCTCACCGAACGGGGCGCCGAGCTGGCCGAGGTGTTCTACACCGGGACCTGCGAGCGGATCGACGAGCTTCCGTCAGGTCTCGACGGCGCCGACCGCGCCGCGCTCGCCGAGTTGCTCAGCCGGGTGGTGCGGGACAACACCGTACCGATGATCTTCCTGGACTCGGCCGGGTCAGGCGTCCACGGGCACGCCGCCGGCGACGCCGAAGAGTGCGGCGAACCGGCTGGTGAACAGGTCTGA
- a CDS encoding efflux RND transporter permease subunit, whose translation MTALARLSLANRSLVILVALVLSAFGAFTIPQLKQQLLPSLAFPGAFVVASYPGASPEIVEDQVTKPLEDAFQGLAGMEGMTSTSKEGLAQIQVAFAFGTDVESSLNKMQQALTRVPLPDGVEPQVAAGNTDDIPVMVLAVGDGGDPRAMADKLRQIMLPELQGVEGVREATVTGTRDEVVTITPDLGKMVKAGVSPTQIPDVLRANGTPVPAGALTDDGKSLTVQVGTRVDTVAKLKDLYLTPAQPQAQPQAQGQPQGRQQPPGQAQGGQPPTGQAPATAPKPVQLGDVATVERGLAEATSITRTDGKTSLGVSVTMEPDGNAVTISHAVREKLPDLTRALGDSSDTAIEVVFDQAPYVEESIENLTTEGLLGLAFAVLVILVFLLSVRSTIVTAVSIPLSVVIALIALWAGDYSLNMLTLGAMTIAVGRVVDDSIVVLENIKRHLGYGEAKLTAILSAVREVSGAVTASTLTTVAVFAPIAVVGGMVGELFGPFAITVAVALLASLVVSLTVVPVLAYWFLKAPDLTPEQARAQREQAEAKELRSPLQRAYLPVLRFATRFKVVTLVIGLVVFAGTMGLAGRLETNFLDSSGQDTVSVNQRMPAGTDLATTDAAAKKVEDVLAGMDDVESYQVTVGGGNALQGGFGGGGGADRASYSVTIKEGADTPRVEQALRERLDGLSGVGEVRVGAAGGGGGFSSDSVEVVVQAPDATSLQAAADAVKGEMGQVSGLRDVTSNLEASAPRIEVRVDREKAAAKGLTEAQVGQSVAQAFRGAPLGQLTLDGRASDLVMRIGDAPADVEEIEDLRLQTATGLVKLSSVADVDEVAGPTQVTRVDGARSATVTAKVTASDLGSVTQTLTQRLDGLELSAGASYTIGGASADQQEAFADLGLAMLAAIAIVFMIMVATFRSFVQPLILLVSIPFAATGAVGLLLATGTAMGVPALIGMLMLIGIVVTNAIVLIDLINQYRDQGMGIVEAVIEGGRRRLRPILMTAIATICALTPMALGVTGSGGFISQPLAIVVIGGLITSTLLTLVLVPTLYTMVERAKERLRGRPDAGAQPRQDADAAAGKDKLAGQPA comes from the coding sequence ATGACCGCATTAGCCCGGTTGAGCCTTGCCAACCGCAGTCTTGTCATCCTGGTGGCGCTCGTGCTCAGCGCGTTCGGCGCGTTCACGATCCCGCAGCTGAAACAGCAGTTGCTGCCCTCGCTGGCCTTCCCCGGCGCGTTCGTCGTGGCCTCCTACCCGGGCGCCTCCCCGGAGATCGTGGAGGACCAGGTCACCAAGCCGCTGGAGGACGCGTTCCAGGGGCTCGCCGGCATGGAGGGGATGACGTCCACCTCGAAGGAGGGCCTGGCGCAGATCCAGGTCGCCTTCGCGTTCGGCACGGACGTCGAGTCGTCGCTGAACAAGATGCAGCAGGCGCTGACCCGCGTCCCGCTGCCCGACGGCGTGGAGCCGCAGGTCGCCGCGGGCAACACCGACGACATCCCCGTGATGGTGCTGGCCGTCGGCGACGGCGGCGACCCGCGGGCGATGGCCGACAAGCTGCGCCAGATCATGCTGCCGGAGTTGCAGGGCGTCGAGGGCGTGCGCGAGGCGACGGTCACGGGCACCCGCGACGAGGTCGTGACGATCACGCCGGACCTCGGGAAGATGGTCAAGGCGGGTGTGTCGCCCACGCAGATCCCCGACGTGCTGCGGGCCAACGGCACGCCGGTGCCGGCGGGCGCGCTGACCGACGACGGCAAGTCGCTGACCGTGCAGGTCGGCACGCGCGTCGACACGGTCGCCAAGCTGAAGGACCTCTACCTGACGCCCGCCCAGCCCCAGGCCCAGCCTCAGGCCCAGGGCCAGCCGCAGGGACGGCAGCAGCCGCCCGGCCAGGCGCAGGGCGGCCAGCCGCCGACCGGTCAGGCGCCGGCCACCGCGCCGAAGCCCGTCCAGCTCGGTGACGTCGCCACGGTCGAGCGCGGCCTGGCCGAGGCCACGTCCATCACCCGTACCGACGGCAAGACCAGCCTCGGCGTGTCGGTGACGATGGAGCCCGACGGCAACGCCGTGACGATCTCGCACGCCGTGCGCGAGAAGCTGCCCGACCTGACCAGAGCGCTCGGCGACTCCTCCGACACGGCGATCGAGGTCGTCTTCGACCAGGCCCCGTACGTGGAGGAGTCGATCGAGAACCTCACCACCGAGGGCCTGCTGGGGCTGGCGTTCGCGGTGCTGGTCATCCTGGTGTTCCTGCTGTCGGTGCGCTCGACCATCGTGACCGCCGTGTCGATCCCGCTGTCGGTCGTCATCGCGCTGATCGCGCTGTGGGCGGGCGACTACTCGCTGAACATGCTGACCCTCGGCGCCATGACGATCGCCGTCGGCCGGGTGGTCGACGACTCGATCGTGGTGCTGGAGAACATCAAACGCCACCTCGGCTACGGCGAGGCCAAGCTGACGGCGATCCTGTCGGCCGTGCGCGAGGTGTCGGGCGCCGTGACGGCCTCGACGTTGACGACCGTGGCGGTGTTCGCGCCGATCGCCGTGGTCGGCGGCATGGTGGGCGAGCTGTTCGGGCCCTTCGCCATCACGGTGGCGGTGGCCCTGCTGGCGTCGCTGGTGGTGTCGCTGACCGTGGTGCCGGTGCTGGCGTACTGGTTCCTGAAGGCGCCGGACCTTACGCCGGAGCAGGCGCGCGCCCAGCGCGAGCAGGCCGAGGCCAAGGAGCTGCGCAGCCCCCTGCAGCGCGCCTACCTGCCGGTGCTGCGCTTCGCCACCCGCTTCAAGGTGGTCACGCTGGTGATCGGCCTGGTGGTGTTCGCCGGGACGATGGGCCTGGCCGGCCGCCTGGAGACGAACTTCCTCGACTCCTCCGGCCAGGACACGGTCTCGGTCAACCAGCGCATGCCGGCCGGCACCGACCTGGCCACGACCGACGCGGCGGCCAAGAAGGTCGAGGACGTGCTGGCCGGCATGGACGACGTCGAGTCCTACCAGGTGACCGTCGGCGGCGGCAACGCGCTGCAGGGCGGTTTCGGTGGCGGCGGCGGCGCGGACCGGGCCTCCTACTCGGTGACGATCAAGGAGGGTGCCGACACGCCGCGGGTGGAGCAGGCGCTGCGCGAGCGGCTGGACGGCCTGTCCGGCGTCGGCGAGGTACGCGTCGGCGCGGCCGGCGGCGGAGGCGGGTTCTCCTCCGACTCCGTCGAGGTGGTCGTGCAGGCCCCCGACGCCACGTCGCTGCAGGCTGCCGCCGACGCGGTCAAGGGCGAGATGGGCCAGGTGTCCGGGCTGCGCGACGTGACCTCCAACCTGGAGGCGAGCGCGCCCCGTATCGAGGTGCGCGTCGACCGGGAGAAGGCGGCGGCCAAGGGCCTGACCGAGGCGCAGGTCGGCCAGTCGGTGGCGCAGGCCTTCCGCGGCGCGCCGCTCGGCCAGCTCACCCTGGACGGGCGCGCCAGCGACCTGGTGATGCGGATCGGCGACGCGCCTGCGGACGTGGAGGAGATCGAGGACCTGCGGCTGCAGACCGCGACGGGCCTGGTGAAGCTGTCGTCGGTGGCCGACGTCGACGAGGTGGCGGGGCCGACGCAGGTGACGCGCGTCGACGGCGCCCGCTCCGCCACGGTGACGGCCAAGGTCACCGCCAGCGACCTGGGCAGCGTCACCCAGACGCTGACGCAGCGCCTCGACGGGCTGGAGCTGTCGGCAGGCGCCAGCTACACGATCGGCGGCGCGTCGGCCGACCAGCAGGAGGCGTTCGCCGACCTGGGCCTGGCCATGCTGGCGGCCATCGCCATCGTCTTCATGATCATGGTGGCGACGTTCCGCAGCTTCGTGCAGCCGCTGATCCTGCTGGTGTCGATCCCGTTCGCGGCCACGGGCGCGGTCGGGCTGCTGCTGGCGACGGGCACGGCCATGGGCGTGCCGGCGCTGATCGGCATGCTGATGCTCATCGGCATCGTGGTGACCAACGCGATCGTGCTGATCGACCTCATCAACCAGTACCGCGACCAGGGCATGGGCATCGTGGAGGCGGTGATCGAGGGGGGCCGGCGCAGGCTGCGGCCCATCCTGATGACCGCGATCGCCACGATCTGCGCTCTGACACCGATGGCGCTGGGCGTGACGGGGTCGGGCGGGTTCATCTCGCAGCCGCTGGCCATCGTGGTCATCGGCGGCCTGATCACCTCGACCCTGCTGACCCTGGTCCTGGTCCCGACGCTTTACACGATGGTGGAGCGGGCCAAGGAACGCCTGCGCGGCCGCCCCGACGCCGGCGCCCAGCCCCGCCAGGACGCCGACGCGGCGGCGGGGAAGGACAAGCTCGCCGGTCAGCCGGCGTGA
- a CDS encoding NAD(P)/FAD-dependent oxidoreductase: MGPTVAIIGGGYGGAAAAKALDQDTDVVLVEPKDAFVQNAVSLRALARPDWADNLFFPYDRLLERGRVVRERAVSVDSAGVVLASGERVEADYLVLATGSGYPFPFKFDTDLSSEARDRLLATHLELAGAARVLIVGAGPVGLELSGEIKAVWPGKHVTVVDPVAELLPGFQPELREDLRRQLDALGVDVRLGTTLGARPPTEPGRAGSFTVPATGGEISADIWFRAHGVSVDTGYLDADLASARTPEGRIRVSETLNVEGHLHIYAIGDITDVAEAKMAGNAMQHAEIVAANIIAHARGEQPTAVYRPSAVPFVLLPLGPEGGVGQLPSPDGPIVLPPQAVAEYKGSDLFTSRFAALFGVAGGVPVDA; encoded by the coding sequence ATGGGTCCCACGGTCGCGATCATCGGTGGCGGGTACGGCGGCGCCGCCGCCGCCAAGGCGCTGGACCAGGACACGGACGTCGTTCTCGTCGAGCCCAAGGACGCCTTCGTACAGAACGCCGTGTCGCTGCGCGCGCTGGCCCGGCCGGACTGGGCGGACAATCTGTTCTTCCCCTACGACCGGCTGCTCGAGCGCGGCCGGGTCGTCCGCGAGCGCGCGGTATCGGTCGACTCGGCCGGCGTCGTCCTGGCCTCCGGCGAACGGGTCGAGGCCGACTATCTCGTGCTGGCCACCGGATCCGGTTACCCCTTCCCGTTCAAGTTCGACACCGACCTGTCGAGCGAGGCGCGGGACCGGCTGCTGGCCACACACCTCGAACTGGCGGGCGCCGCCCGGGTGCTGATCGTCGGCGCGGGGCCGGTCGGCCTGGAGCTGTCCGGCGAGATCAAAGCGGTCTGGCCGGGCAAGCACGTCACCGTGGTGGACCCGGTCGCGGAGCTGCTGCCCGGCTTCCAGCCCGAGCTGCGCGAAGATCTGCGCCGCCAGCTCGACGCGCTCGGCGTGGACGTGCGGCTCGGCACCACGCTCGGGGCGCGGCCGCCGACCGAGCCCGGCCGGGCCGGGTCGTTCACCGTTCCGGCCACCGGCGGGGAGATCTCCGCCGACATCTGGTTCCGCGCCCACGGCGTCAGCGTCGACACCGGTTACCTCGATGCCGACCTGGCCTCCGCGCGCACGCCGGAAGGGCGTATCCGGGTCTCCGAGACGCTCAACGTCGAGGGCCACCTTCACATCTACGCGATCGGCGACATCACCGACGTCGCGGAGGCCAAAATGGCCGGGAACGCCATGCAGCACGCCGAGATCGTGGCCGCGAACATCATCGCCCACGCGCGCGGCGAGCAGCCCACCGCCGTCTACCGGCCGTCGGCCGTGCCCTTCGTGCTGCTCCCGCTCGGGCCCGAGGGCGGGGTGGGCCAGCTCCCGTCCCCGGACGGACCCATCGTCCTGCCCCCGCAGGCGGTGGCGGAGTACAAGGGCTCAGACCTGTTCACCAGCCGGTTCGCCGCACTCTTCGGCGTCGCCGGCGGCGTGCCCGTGGACGCCTGA
- a CDS encoding MarR family winged helix-turn-helix transcriptional regulator yields the protein MSVIDEREDLIRRVTEAQRGLGRAFAHLRSPLFTSNLTMRQLKVVLLLSLKGSVSGQDLAHDLGVGLGTVTGIVDRLVSHGLVSRHEDPNDRRVRRVELTPAGTRLIEEINDAGLQHFRRIMEHLDLDTLRALDHVTRRLREVAEELHSPDASHT from the coding sequence GTGAGTGTGATCGACGAGCGCGAAGACCTGATCCGACGAGTGACCGAGGCCCAGCGCGGACTGGGGCGGGCCTTCGCCCATCTGCGGTCACCGCTGTTCACCTCCAACCTGACGATGCGGCAGCTCAAGGTGGTCCTGCTGCTGTCGCTCAAGGGGTCCGTGTCGGGCCAGGACCTCGCCCACGACCTCGGCGTCGGCCTGGGCACGGTCACCGGCATCGTCGACCGCCTCGTCTCGCACGGCCTGGTCAGCCGGCACGAGGACCCCAACGACCGCCGCGTCCGCCGCGTCGAGCTGACCCCCGCCGGCACCCGGCTCATCGAGGAGATCAACGACGCGGGCCTCCAGCACTTCCGCCGGATCATGGAGCACCTCGACCTCGACACCCTGCGCGCCCTCGACCACGTCACCCGCCGCCTGCGCGAGGTCGCCGAGGAGCTCCACTCCCCCGACGCCTCCCACACGTGA
- a CDS encoding recombinase family protein → MDRTGLPTVRALYRPAFGKIAAKAHPGDTLTVSELFRLCRDLVDIHSVRNWCQARGVVLRVLSGPLSNFHDPAAARDMPEDQVRAELCHRDVLGPKQAADLLHQIHPMKRCRYAFDAAVLHEQQSVRSGAARSRLGGGGPAVRRRRVARAGHLRRHRLAGTRARRDHRPPARGRDGAGRRDARKEAKGAERLARNTPTG, encoded by the coding sequence ATCGATAGAACGGGGCTCCCCACCGTTCGCGCCCTGTACCGCCCCGCATTCGGCAAGATCGCCGCCAAGGCCCACCCTGGCGACACCCTCACCGTGTCGGAGCTGTTCCGGCTCTGCCGCGACCTGGTCGACATCCACTCCGTCCGCAACTGGTGCCAGGCCCGCGGCGTCGTCCTGCGCGTCCTGTCCGGCCCGCTGTCCAACTTCCACGACCCGGCCGCCGCCCGCGACATGCCAGAGGATCAGGTCCGTGCCGAGCTTTGTCATCGTGACGTTCTCGGCCCGAAGCAGGCGGCTGATCTCCTGCACCAGATCCATCCCATGAAGCGCTGTCGGTACGCGTTTGACGCGGCCGTCCTCCACGAGCAGCAGTCCGTTCGTTCCGGTGCGGCCCGGAGTCGTCTGGGTGGGGGAGGACCAGCTGTACGGCGCCGGCGCGTTGCTCGGGCTGGCCACCTCCGGCGGCATCGGCTGGCTGGTACGCGGGCACGGCGTGACCATCGACCGCCTGCGCGCGGTCGAGATGGTGCTGGCCGACGGGACGCGAGAAAGGAGGCAAAGGGCGCGGAGCGTCTTGCTCGGAACACGCCGACGGGATAA
- a CDS encoding Clp protease N-terminal domain-containing protein: MTSFDRYLQRIIDRGSREAHEDGSAAIEAHHLLLAIAAEVEPATGELLSSAGLDRQAVRAALDREFEHSLSAAGVSAGAFDLPRPSPAAKPPTQLAASSKLALERMARAFRKKDLRPAHLLLGILQAEAGTVPRALALAGVDRGDLTVRVRHLIASEGA, from the coding sequence ATGACCAGCTTCGACAGATACCTTCAAAGGATCATCGATCGGGGGTCCCGCGAGGCTCACGAGGACGGGTCGGCGGCGATCGAAGCGCACCATCTGCTGCTGGCGATCGCCGCCGAGGTCGAGCCCGCCACCGGAGAGCTCCTCTCCTCTGCCGGGCTCGACCGGCAGGCGGTCCGCGCGGCGCTGGACCGGGAGTTCGAGCACAGCCTGAGCGCGGCCGGGGTGTCCGCCGGCGCCTTCGACCTGCCCCGCCCGAGCCCGGCCGCCAAGCCCCCGACCCAGCTCGCGGCGTCGTCCAAGCTGGCGCTGGAGCGGATGGCGAGGGCGTTCCGCAAGAAGGACCTGCGGCCGGCGCACCTCCTGCTCGGCATCCTGCAGGCCGAGGCCGGCACCGTGCCGCGGGCGCTCGCCCTGGCCGGCGTCGACCGCGGCGACCTGACCGTGCGCGTACGGCACCTCATCGCCTCCGAAGGCGCGTGA
- a CDS encoding TetR/AcrR family transcriptional regulator, whose translation MARAGLTAGRLTRAAADLADEVGFENVTVSALARRFGVKDASLYSHVKNLNELRTRVALQAAREFADRTGPVLAGRAGKEALVAFARAYRAFAREHPGRYAATQIQLDPDVVAALCADPRDPAPADDLRRGREMIELTYAMLSGYRLEEPDLTDAVRLLRGTFHGYASLEAIGGFGHPRDVGASWERAIDALHVALEHWPAAPDRTESTL comes from the coding sequence ATGGCGCGGGCGGGGCTGACGGCGGGCCGGCTGACGCGGGCGGCGGCGGATCTGGCCGACGAGGTCGGCTTCGAGAACGTGACGGTGTCGGCGCTGGCGCGCCGGTTCGGGGTCAAGGACGCGAGCCTGTACTCCCACGTCAAGAACCTCAACGAGCTGCGCACCAGGGTCGCGCTGCAGGCCGCGCGCGAGTTCGCCGACCGCACCGGCCCGGTGCTCGCCGGGCGGGCGGGCAAGGAGGCGCTGGTCGCCTTCGCCCGTGCCTACCGCGCCTTCGCCCGCGAGCACCCGGGCCGCTACGCCGCCACCCAGATCCAGCTCGACCCGGACGTGGTGGCGGCCCTGTGCGCCGATCCCCGCGACCCGGCTCCGGCCGACGACCTGCGCAGGGGCCGGGAGATGATCGAGCTGACGTACGCGATGCTGAGCGGCTACCGCCTGGAGGAGCCGGACCTGACCGACGCGGTGCGGCTGCTGCGCGGCACCTTCCACGGCTACGCCAGCCTGGAGGCCATCGGCGGGTTCGGCCACCCCCGCGACGTCGGCGCGTCCTGGGAACGGGCGATCGACGCCCTGCACGTCGCGCTGGAACACTGGCCCGCCGCGCCGGACCGTACCGAATCTACTTTGTAA
- a CDS encoding HelD family protein, with protein MANRQDVRAEALDSEQRTVSALYARLDLARARAEAALRAAHGSGGELGTRQARVEREVTAAEQARRLARLHAVERGLCFGRTDDTSGRTTYVGRIGLRDDEHESVLVDWRAPAARPFYVATAGAPDGLLRRRHLHLKERRVIALDDEVFDLDRMDEGDRRTLVGEAALLAALRRGRTGRMGDVVATIQTEQDRVIRSSLQGALVVQGGPGTGKTVAALHRAAFLLYTHRDTLERRGVLVIGPNAMFLRYIGHVLPALGETQVVMATLGELFPGVRATAVDGPRAAQVKGDARMADVVAAAVRERQRLPEGDLLVAADGLTMRVPHEVCARLRERARAVRLPHNMARKLFVTELLKDLARAEARAVEESLRLAELELEDPELAGPLDLEDDLDEVDLELASRRLWSLEPVRRAVDELWPELTPQRLVGELLSSPATLRAVAPDGLDWAALVRPAGAPWTVGDVPLLDEAAELLGEDDSARRAAARESEAEEEQERYAREVLVTTGLQEEGVFQRADVLAERHADPGDGLSTAERAAADRTWAYGHVIVDEAQELSAMAWRMVMRRVPAKSLTVVGDIAQTGSAAGARSWAQVLDPHLAGRWREERLLVNYRTPAEIMRVAADVLRAVAPGQEPPESVREEGTPPRAVRGGVERLPDLVAEESAAVADGRVGVIASGARHRQVAALFPADDLEAPVVALTVTQAKGLEFDAVVVVDPAGILAGSPMGGQDLYVAITRATRRLAVLHDGDLPQVLSALARE; from the coding sequence ATGGCAAATCGTCAAGACGTACGCGCCGAGGCCCTTGACAGCGAGCAGCGTACTGTCTCAGCGCTGTACGCCAGGCTCGACCTCGCCCGGGCACGCGCCGAGGCCGCCCTGCGCGCCGCGCACGGGAGCGGCGGCGAGCTGGGCACCCGGCAGGCCCGGGTCGAACGCGAGGTGACCGCGGCCGAGCAGGCCCGCCGGCTGGCCCGGCTGCACGCCGTCGAACGCGGCCTGTGCTTCGGCCGCACCGACGACACGAGCGGCCGCACCACCTACGTCGGCCGGATCGGGCTGCGTGACGACGAGCACGAGTCGGTGCTCGTCGACTGGCGCGCCCCCGCCGCGCGCCCCTTCTACGTGGCCACGGCCGGCGCGCCCGATGGGCTGCTGCGCCGCCGCCACCTGCACCTGAAGGAGCGCAGGGTCATCGCGCTGGACGACGAGGTGTTCGATCTGGACCGGATGGACGAGGGCGACCGCCGTACCCTCGTCGGGGAGGCGGCGCTGCTGGCCGCGCTGCGGCGCGGCCGCACCGGGCGGATGGGCGACGTGGTGGCCACCATCCAGACCGAGCAGGACCGGGTGATCCGTTCCTCGCTGCAGGGGGCGCTGGTCGTACAGGGCGGGCCGGGCACCGGCAAGACGGTCGCCGCGCTGCACCGCGCCGCCTTCCTCCTCTACACCCACCGCGACACCCTGGAACGGCGTGGCGTGCTCGTGATCGGGCCGAACGCGATGTTCCTGCGCTACATCGGTCACGTGCTGCCGGCGCTGGGGGAGACCCAGGTGGTGATGGCGACGCTCGGGGAGCTGTTCCCGGGCGTGCGCGCCACGGCGGTGGACGGGCCGCGCGCCGCGCAGGTGAAGGGCGACGCCCGGATGGCCGACGTCGTCGCCGCCGCGGTGCGCGAACGGCAGCGGCTGCCCGAGGGCGACCTGCTCGTGGCGGCCGACGGTCTGACGATGCGGGTGCCACACGAGGTGTGCGCGCGGCTGCGCGAGCGGGCACGGGCCGTACGGCTGCCGCACAACATGGCGCGCAAACTGTTCGTGACCGAGTTGCTGAAGGACCTGGCGCGGGCCGAGGCGCGCGCCGTCGAGGAGTCGCTGCGCCTGGCCGAGCTCGAACTCGAGGACCCGGAGCTGGCCGGGCCCCTCGACCTGGAGGACGACCTCGACGAGGTGGACCTCGAACTGGCGAGCCGGCGGCTGTGGTCGCTGGAGCCGGTCCGGCGTGCCGTCGACGAGCTGTGGCCGGAGCTGACCCCCCAGCGGCTCGTCGGTGAGCTGCTGTCGTCCCCCGCCACGCTGCGCGCGGTCGCTCCCGACGGGCTCGACTGGGCCGCACTGGTCCGCCCGGCGGGCGCGCCGTGGACGGTGGGCGACGTCCCGCTGCTGGACGAGGCGGCCGAGCTGCTCGGCGAGGACGACTCCGCCCGGCGCGCCGCGGCCCGCGAGAGCGAGGCGGAGGAGGAGCAGGAGCGCTACGCGCGGGAGGTGCTGGTGACGACCGGCCTGCAGGAGGAGGGCGTCTTCCAGCGGGCCGACGTGCTGGCCGAGCGGCACGCCGACCCCGGCGACGGGCTGAGCACCGCGGAACGCGCGGCGGCCGACCGCACGTGGGCCTACGGGCACGTGATCGTGGACGAGGCGCAGGAACTGTCGGCGATGGCCTGGCGGATGGTCATGCGCCGGGTCCCGGCCAAGTCGCTGACGGTGGTGGGCGACATCGCGCAGACCGGCTCGGCGGCGGGCGCCCGGTCGTGGGCGCAGGTGCTGGACCCCCACCTGGCGGGCCGCTGGCGGGAGGAACGGCTGCTGGTCAACTACCGCACGCCGGCGGAGATCATGCGGGTGGCGGCCGACGTGCTGCGCGCGGTCGCCCCCGGCCAGGAGCCGCCGGAGTCCGTACGCGAGGAGGGCACGCCGCCGCGGGCCGTGCGCGGCGGCGTCGAGCGGCTGCCCGACCTGGTGGCGGAGGAGTCGGCAGCCGTCGCAGACGGCCGGGTGGGGGTGATCGCCTCCGGTGCGCGGCACCGGCAGGTGGCGGCGCTGTTCCCGGCCGACGACCTGGAGGCGCCGGTGGTGGCGCTGACGGTGACGCAGGCCAAGGGGCTGGAGTTCGACGCGGTGGTGGTGGTGGACCCGGCGGGCATCCTGGCCGGCTCGCCGATGGGCGGGCAGGACCTGTATGTGGCGATCACGCGGGCGACCAGGCGGCTGGCCGTGCTGCACGATGGCGACCTGCCGCAGGTCCTGTCGGCGCTCGCCCGGGAGTAG